One genomic window of Bradyrhizobium sp. B124 includes the following:
- a CDS encoding cache domain-containing protein: protein MNFRISLAHRIYAIVGLSFCGLTGLAAIQTSNLADALRGQRQSELKHLTQLALSIAQEEHDAVAGRGADGDVARRNAAARIGALRFGNGDYFWINDLGPTMIKHPIKPELDGKDLRDIKDPTGKRLFVEFAEIVKRKGEGFVDYQWPKPGLDAPQPKLSFVAGFQPWNWVIGTGVYVDDLQAQVWERAQRIITIAAAIVLSVGLVTLLLARRVSKALVTMTDALNRLSGGDFDMKLPGLERPDELGDMARSIEQFRVRAAEKVRDEARQDEERRRATEEVRASALQQMAANVENATKVAVGEVASGTDRMARNASMMRDTALTLERNSSSVAAAAEEALANAQTVARASSQLAASISQIADQVGTSRSLTLEAVTASTEAQATIAKLSEAASKVGTVTSLISEIAGQTNLLALNATIEAARAGIAGRGFAVVAAEVKSLAEQTAKATNEIAQQITEIQEATHASVASITTIGEVIRSVESVSAAISAAVEEQNAVTADISRTVEETSHAAREVASQIASVSTEAVETGRRASEMHDGSTAIAENVAELRTTLIRVIRTSTTDVDRRLSSRVPFRRSGALLWRSETKPIEVRDVSLGAVLVECNLPDAAMGESVELTIEGLSFRLGGVVGRMDRGSVLINLKLTAESEKKLSEILSTERARAAVA, encoded by the coding sequence ATGAATTTCAGAATTTCTTTGGCGCACCGCATCTACGCAATCGTCGGGTTGAGCTTTTGCGGGCTCACCGGCCTGGCCGCTATCCAAACAAGCAATTTGGCGGACGCGTTGCGCGGGCAGCGGCAGAGCGAGCTGAAGCACCTCACTCAGTTGGCTCTGAGCATTGCGCAGGAAGAGCATGACGCCGTCGCAGGCCGCGGCGCAGATGGAGACGTTGCCCGTCGCAACGCTGCAGCCAGAATCGGCGCACTAAGGTTCGGGAACGGAGATTACTTCTGGATCAACGATCTCGGCCCCACGATGATCAAGCATCCGATCAAGCCGGAACTCGATGGCAAAGACTTGCGTGACATCAAGGATCCGACCGGCAAGCGGCTCTTTGTCGAGTTTGCCGAGATCGTGAAGCGGAAGGGCGAAGGGTTCGTCGACTATCAGTGGCCGAAGCCGGGGTTGGATGCACCTCAGCCGAAGCTATCGTTTGTCGCGGGCTTTCAACCGTGGAATTGGGTCATTGGGACAGGAGTGTATGTCGACGATCTCCAGGCTCAGGTTTGGGAACGGGCACAACGCATCATCACGATTGCTGCAGCGATCGTACTTTCCGTGGGGCTGGTAACACTGCTGCTTGCCCGACGGGTATCCAAGGCTCTCGTCACAATGACGGACGCCCTTAACCGGTTAAGCGGCGGTGATTTCGACATGAAGCTCCCAGGGCTCGAGCGGCCCGATGAGCTGGGCGACATGGCGCGTTCAATCGAACAGTTCAGGGTCAGGGCTGCTGAAAAGGTTCGTGACGAGGCGAGGCAGGACGAGGAGAGGCGCCGCGCGACCGAGGAAGTCCGGGCGTCAGCATTGCAGCAGATGGCCGCAAATGTCGAGAACGCCACAAAAGTCGCTGTCGGCGAGGTTGCCTCCGGTACGGATCGGATGGCAAGGAACGCTTCCATGATGAGGGATACGGCACTTACGCTGGAGAGAAACAGCAGCAGTGTCGCTGCGGCTGCCGAAGAGGCACTTGCAAATGCGCAGACCGTCGCAAGAGCATCCTCGCAGCTCGCCGCGTCAATATCGCAGATCGCCGATCAGGTAGGGACGTCGCGTTCCTTGACGCTGGAGGCCGTGACGGCATCGACGGAAGCCCAGGCCACAATCGCCAAGCTGTCGGAAGCCGCGTCAAAGGTAGGAACTGTGACGAGCCTGATCAGCGAAATCGCCGGCCAGACGAACCTCCTGGCATTGAATGCCACAATCGAAGCAGCGCGAGCCGGGATCGCTGGCCGCGGTTTCGCGGTTGTCGCGGCCGAAGTGAAGTCGCTGGCCGAGCAGACTGCGAAAGCGACAAATGAGATCGCGCAGCAAATCACCGAAATCCAGGAGGCGACGCATGCATCGGTTGCATCCATCACGACCATTGGTGAGGTCATCCGCAGCGTCGAATCTGTGTCGGCCGCAATCTCAGCCGCGGTCGAGGAGCAAAACGCTGTCACGGCCGATATCTCGCGGACGGTCGAAGAGACCTCACACGCCGCCCGCGAGGTAGCATCCCAAATTGCCTCAGTGTCGACCGAAGCGGTCGAAACCGGCCGACGCGCCTCGGAAATGCACGACGGATCGACGGCTATTGCGGAGAATGTCGCCGAACTGCGCACGACGCTCATTCGTGTCATCCGTACGTCGACAACCGATGTTGATCGCCGGCTGTCTTCGCGCGTGCCTTTTCGGCGGTCTGGAGCATTGTTATGGCGCAGCGAGACGAAGCCTATCGAGGTCCGTGACGTGTCGCTCGGCGCGGTCTTGGTCGAGTGCAACTTGCCGGACGCAGCGATGGGCGAGTCGGTCGAGCTGACGATCGAGGGGCTTTCATTCCGGCTTGGCGGTGTTGTCGGGCGTATGGACCGCGGCTCGGTGTTGATCAATCTGAAGCTGACGGCAGAGAGCGAGAAAAAACTGTCTGAGATACTTTCAACCGAGCGCGCGCGGGCCGCAGTGGCTTAG
- a CDS encoding phosphoketolase family protein, translating into MQSATTPNEQARTDDLELLDRYWRAANYLSVGQIYLLANPLLKEPLKPEHIKPRLLGHWGTTPGLNFIYAHLNRAIRASDLNVIYICGPGHGGPGMVANTYLEGTYTEIYPEVTRDADGLRKLFRQFSFPGGIPSHAAPETPGSIHEGGELGYALIHAYGAVFDNPDLIAVCVVGDGEAETGPLAASWHSNKFLNPVQDGAVLPILHLNGYKIANPTVLGRMDDQEVRSLFIGYGYEPLFVEGDDPRAMHRLMADTLDTALACIRSIQQAARQQTGGLKRPRWPMIVLRSPKGWTGPKEVDGLKVEGFWRAHQVPIANPRGNPEHLKLLEHWMSTYEPDKLFDSNGRLVPELQALAPAGDRRMGANPHANGGLLKRELKLPDFRAHAVEVTAPGDAVAEATRELGKFLREVVELNAEARNFRIMGPDETASNRLDAVFEATDRVWMEGIEPYDVHLAHDGRVMEVLSEHLCQGWLEGYLLTGRHGFFSCYEAFIHIVDSMFNQHAKWLKVSRALPWRRPIASLNYLLTSHVWRQDHNGFSHQDPGFVDLVTNKKADIVRVYFPPDANTLLWVADHCLRTYDRINVIVAGKQPAPQWLSMREAITHCEAGIGIWNWAGTEAVDAEPDVVMACAGDVPTLETLAAVDLLRKALPQLKIRVVNVVDLMTLQPTEQHPHGLSDRNFDSLFTRDKPVIFAYHGYPYLIHRLTYSRTNHDGMHVRGFAEEGTTTTPFDMVVLNGLDRFHLAIEAIERVPELDIAAAHVKQQFRDALTEHTRYVREHGEDMPQIRDWVWPYGATGHRSVD; encoded by the coding sequence ATGCAATCAGCGACCACTCCAAACGAGCAAGCACGCACGGATGATCTTGAGCTGCTCGATCGCTATTGGCGAGCCGCCAATTATCTCTCCGTTGGACAGATCTATCTGCTGGCGAATCCTCTCCTGAAAGAGCCGCTGAAGCCTGAGCACATCAAGCCGCGCCTACTTGGACATTGGGGCACCACGCCGGGGCTCAATTTCATTTATGCCCACCTCAATCGCGCAATCCGCGCTTCCGACCTCAACGTCATCTACATCTGCGGTCCCGGCCACGGCGGTCCCGGCATGGTCGCGAACACCTATCTCGAAGGCACATACACGGAAATTTACCCGGAGGTGACGCGCGACGCGGACGGCTTGCGCAAGCTGTTCCGCCAGTTCTCCTTCCCCGGCGGTATTCCGAGCCACGCGGCGCCTGAGACGCCCGGATCGATCCACGAAGGTGGTGAGCTCGGCTATGCACTGATTCACGCGTATGGCGCAGTGTTCGACAACCCCGATTTGATTGCCGTTTGCGTCGTCGGCGACGGCGAGGCCGAGACCGGCCCGCTCGCGGCATCCTGGCATTCCAACAAGTTCTTGAACCCGGTGCAGGACGGCGCAGTGCTGCCAATCCTGCACCTCAATGGCTACAAGATTGCCAATCCCACCGTGCTTGGGCGGATGGATGACCAGGAAGTCCGCAGCCTCTTCATCGGTTACGGTTACGAACCGCTATTCGTCGAAGGCGACGATCCGCGTGCTATGCATCGGTTGATGGCCGACACGCTCGATACCGCGCTCGCCTGCATCCGCTCGATCCAGCAAGCCGCGCGCCAGCAGACCGGCGGCCTTAAGCGACCGCGATGGCCGATGATCGTGCTGCGCAGCCCGAAGGGCTGGACCGGACCGAAGGAAGTCGACGGACTGAAGGTCGAAGGCTTCTGGCGTGCACACCAGGTGCCGATCGCCAATCCGCGCGGCAACCCCGAGCATCTGAAACTGCTCGAACATTGGATGAGCACCTACGAGCCCGACAAGCTGTTCGATTCGAACGGCCGGCTCGTACCTGAATTGCAAGCCCTTGCGCCAGCAGGCGACCGTCGGATGGGGGCGAACCCGCACGCCAACGGGGGCCTCCTGAAGCGGGAACTGAAGCTGCCGGATTTCCGTGCGCATGCGGTCGAAGTCACCGCTCCGGGTGACGCCGTCGCCGAAGCCACGCGAGAACTCGGCAAGTTCTTGCGCGAGGTCGTGGAGCTGAATGCGGAGGCCCGCAATTTCCGCATCATGGGTCCGGACGAAACCGCATCCAACCGGCTCGACGCGGTGTTCGAGGCCACCGACCGGGTCTGGATGGAGGGCATCGAACCTTATGACGTCCACCTCGCCCATGACGGCCGCGTGATGGAAGTCCTGAGCGAGCATCTCTGCCAGGGCTGGCTCGAAGGCTATCTGCTCACCGGCCGCCACGGCTTCTTCTCCTGCTATGAGGCCTTCATCCACATCGTGGATTCGATGTTCAATCAGCATGCCAAATGGCTGAAGGTCTCGCGCGCGCTGCCCTGGCGGCGGCCGATCGCGTCGCTGAACTATCTCCTCACCTCGCATGTCTGGCGTCAGGACCACAACGGATTCAGTCATCAGGATCCCGGCTTCGTCGATCTCGTCACCAACAAGAAGGCCGATATCGTCCGCGTCTACTTCCCGCCCGATGCCAACACCCTGCTCTGGGTCGCCGATCACTGCCTGCGTACCTATGATCGTATCAATGTGATTGTGGCGGGCAAGCAGCCTGCCCCACAATGGCTTTCGATGCGTGAGGCAATCACCCATTGCGAAGCCGGCATCGGGATATGGAATTGGGCCGGCACCGAAGCAGTCGACGCTGAGCCCGACGTGGTGATGGCCTGCGCCGGCGACGTTCCGACGCTGGAGACGCTCGCCGCCGTCGATCTGCTCCGCAAGGCCCTGCCGCAGTTGAAGATCCGCGTCGTCAACGTGGTCGACCTGATGACGCTGCAGCCGACGGAGCAGCATCCGCACGGCCTGTCCGACCGCAACTTCGACAGCCTGTTCACCCGCGACAAGCCGGTCATCTTCGCCTATCACGGCTATCCCTATCTGATCCATCGCCTGACCTACAGCCGCACCAATCATGATGGAATGCACGTGCGGGGCTTTGCGGAGGAAGGCACCACCACGACGCCGTTCGACATGGTGGTGTTGAACGGTCTCGACCGCTTCCATCTCGCCATCGAGGCAATCGAGCGCGTGCCGGAGCTCGACATCGCGGCAGCTCACGTCAAGCAGCAGTTCCGTGACGCGCTGACCGAGCACACCCGCTACGTGCGCGAGCATGGCGAGGACATGCCGCAGATCCGTGACTGGGTGTGGCCCTACGGCGCGACAGGTCACAGATCTGTTGACTGA
- a CDS encoding acetate/propionate family kinase: MSDSVLVLNAGSSSIKFGLFDIAPAEPKLQCKGLLDEQEKTPRIVVSDASGKQLFEKRRASGTLEDNGLFSDIFAWIEDYLDGSRLAAVGHRIVHGGRAFYRPVVITGQTLAVLEALTPLAPLHQPRCLAPVRAVLSLQPELTQIACFDTAFHHRLAPPVSRFAIPRQFEERGIRRYGFHGLSFEYVASQLAAIAPQWADSRVVVAHLGNGASLCALRKGDSVDTTMGLTPLDGLVMGTRCGTIDPGVLLYLMQQEKMSVDDVQHLLYEHSGLLGVSGVSADMRALLASHDPAAREAVDLFTFRVAAEVAVMANALAGLDGLVFAGGIGEHAPEIRQRICDRLSWLGVSVDAAANAQSAQRIAAKGSPVDVLIIPTNEEVSIARHCRSLLVTGR; encoded by the coding sequence ATGTCCGACAGCGTCCTGGTGCTTAACGCAGGCTCGTCCAGCATCAAGTTCGGCCTTTTCGACATCGCGCCGGCCGAACCAAAGCTGCAATGCAAGGGCCTGCTTGACGAGCAGGAGAAGACCCCGCGCATCGTGGTAAGCGATGCCTCGGGCAAGCAGCTGTTCGAGAAGCGCCGCGCGAGCGGCACGTTGGAGGACAACGGCCTGTTCAGCGATATATTTGCCTGGATCGAGGATTATCTCGACGGCAGCAGGCTCGCCGCCGTCGGCCACCGCATCGTCCATGGCGGGCGTGCGTTCTATCGGCCGGTCGTCATCACAGGGCAGACTCTCGCTGTGCTGGAGGCGTTGACGCCGCTTGCGCCGCTGCATCAGCCGCGCTGTCTGGCGCCGGTTCGGGCCGTGCTGTCGCTGCAGCCGGAGCTGACGCAGATCGCCTGCTTCGATACGGCTTTCCATCACCGCCTGGCGCCGCCAGTGAGCCGCTTTGCCATTCCGCGGCAATTTGAGGAGCGCGGCATCCGCCGCTACGGCTTCCATGGCCTCTCCTTCGAATACGTCGCGAGCCAACTCGCCGCGATCGCCCCGCAATGGGCCGACAGCCGCGTCGTCGTGGCACACCTCGGCAATGGTGCGAGCCTCTGCGCATTGCGAAAGGGCGACAGCGTCGACACCACAATGGGATTGACCCCACTCGACGGTCTCGTGATGGGGACACGCTGTGGAACGATCGACCCCGGCGTGCTGCTTTATCTCATGCAGCAAGAGAAAATGTCGGTCGACGACGTGCAGCACCTGCTCTACGAACATTCGGGTCTGCTCGGCGTCTCCGGGGTGTCAGCCGACATGCGCGCCCTGCTGGCGAGCCACGATCCTGCGGCTCGCGAAGCGGTCGATCTCTTCACATTTCGTGTCGCCGCAGAAGTCGCCGTGATGGCAAATGCCCTCGCCGGCCTCGATGGCCTGGTTTTTGCCGGCGGCATCGGCGAGCACGCCCCCGAAATCCGACAGCGCATCTGCGATCGCCTCTCCTGGCTCGGCGTCAGCGTCGATGCAGCCGCAAATGCTCAGAGCGCGCAGCGTATCGCCGCGAAGGGCAGCCCGGTCGACGTACTGATCATTCCGACCAATGAGGAAGTCAGTATTGCGCGGCACTGCCGCAGCCTGCTGGTCACAGGTCGCTAG
- a CDS encoding MlaD family protein, with protein MEIRAPYIVIGAFVLSAIVAVFGFVYWLNNFGGIGKRETYQLVFTDPVPGLLVGAGVLFNGIRVGEVTALELVPERPREVRARIAVAERTPVHTDTRVGLDFQGLTGVPVIALEGGDDPQAPPAREPLVAEKGAGRSMTQAARDALRRVDAVLSDNAAPLHSTIDNLSTFAEGLARNTPKLDGIVAGLERMTGGAPAPRKVAYDLHAVDSFGAQRRANLPEQLVMAEPTAIARLQTQRFLFTPDEETQGFEGAQWSDSLPVLVQARLLQSFENYDVEHAPLRADSAVEGAPRLLIDLRRFEIVQGPQPRATISLSAKIVDRNGQVKAAKLLEGSEGISSLTPSEAAAAFDKAFGTLARELVMWVAATD; from the coding sequence ATGGAAATTCGCGCGCCCTACATTGTCATTGGTGCATTCGTACTGTCGGCAATCGTCGCCGTGTTCGGCTTCGTCTACTGGCTGAACAATTTCGGTGGAATCGGAAAGCGGGAGACATATCAGCTCGTCTTTACCGATCCCGTGCCGGGTCTGCTCGTCGGGGCAGGCGTTCTCTTCAACGGTATCCGCGTCGGCGAGGTCACAGCCCTTGAACTGGTTCCGGAACGCCCGCGCGAGGTTCGCGCCAGGATCGCAGTCGCCGAGCGGACGCCGGTGCATACCGATACGCGTGTCGGCCTCGACTTCCAGGGATTGACCGGCGTTCCGGTGATCGCGCTGGAAGGCGGTGATGATCCCCAGGCGCCGCCGGCGCGCGAACCGCTGGTGGCCGAAAAGGGCGCCGGGCGGAGCATGACGCAGGCCGCCCGCGATGCGCTCCGCCGGGTCGATGCCGTCCTGTCCGACAACGCCGCGCCGCTGCACAGCACGATCGACAATCTCAGCACGTTCGCCGAAGGCCTCGCGCGCAACACGCCGAAGCTCGATGGAATCGTGGCCGGACTTGAGCGCATGACCGGCGGTGCGCCCGCGCCGCGCAAGGTGGCGTACGACCTTCACGCGGTGGACAGCTTCGGCGCGCAACGCCGTGCGAATCTGCCCGAGCAGTTGGTCATGGCGGAGCCGACCGCGATCGCCCGCCTCCAGACTCAGCGCTTTTTGTTCACGCCCGATGAGGAAACCCAGGGATTCGAAGGTGCGCAGTGGAGCGACAGTCTCCCGGTTCTGGTGCAGGCGCGGTTGCTGCAGAGCTTCGAGAATTATGACGTCGAGCATGCGCCACTGCGCGCCGACAGCGCCGTAGAAGGTGCGCCGCGTCTGCTGATCGACCTGCGCCGGTTCGAAATTGTGCAGGGGCCGCAACCGCGCGCGACGATCTCCTTGTCCGCAAAGATCGTGGATCGAAATGGTCAAGTAAAGGCTGCAAAGCTTCTTGAGGGATCCGAAGGAATTAGCTCGCTGACACCGTCCGAGGCGGCCGCTGCCTTCGACAAGGCTTTCGGCACCCTCGCAAGGGAGCTCGTGATGTGGGTTGCGGCGACGGACTGA
- a CDS encoding ATP-binding cassette domain-containing protein, which yields MADTPAIHIRDLVVGFGEKIILDHLDLDVNDGEILGLVGASGGGKSVLMRTLVGLLPKRSGQVDFADDGDDERRWGVLFQQGALFSALTARQNIQFPLRERARLSPGLLDEIADAKLEMVGLTREDGDKYPSELSGGMTKRVALARALALDPSLLFLDEPTSGLDPIAAGEFDTLIRTLHRTLRFTVFMVTHDLNSLQAICDRVAALADGRIAAIGRLSSVLKSDHPWVQAYFHGARAQKLGLGN from the coding sequence ATGGCCGACACGCCAGCGATCCATATCCGTGACCTCGTGGTCGGCTTCGGCGAGAAGATCATTCTTGATCATCTCGATCTCGACGTGAACGACGGCGAAATTCTCGGCCTCGTGGGCGCATCCGGCGGCGGAAAGTCGGTGCTGATGCGGACATTGGTCGGTTTACTTCCGAAGCGGAGCGGGCAGGTCGATTTCGCAGACGACGGCGATGACGAACGCCGCTGGGGCGTGCTGTTCCAGCAGGGGGCGCTGTTCTCGGCCTTGACGGCTCGCCAGAACATCCAGTTTCCGCTGCGCGAGCGCGCGCGGCTGTCGCCAGGGCTGCTGGACGAAATTGCGGATGCGAAGCTCGAGATGGTCGGCCTTACGCGCGAAGACGGGGACAAGTATCCGTCCGAACTCTCGGGCGGCATGACCAAGCGGGTTGCGCTCGCGCGGGCACTGGCGCTCGACCCCTCGCTGTTGTTTCTCGATGAGCCAACGTCCGGGCTCGATCCTATCGCTGCGGGCGAATTCGATACCCTGATCCGGACGTTACATCGGACGTTGCGTTTCACTGTGTTCATGGTGACGCACGACTTGAACAGCCTGCAAGCCATCTGCGACCGCGTCGCCGCACTCGCCGACGGCAGGATCGCAGCCATCGGGCGGCTGTCATCGGTGCTCAAGTCTGATCACCCTTGGGTCCAGGCTTACTTTCACGGAGCCCGGGCGCAGAAGCTTGGCCTCGGCAATTAG
- a CDS encoding ABC transporter permease, with translation MPNAPALTANADDPRVLTACGAWNVANVERLERLCEGAARADIGAIDLRRVTALDTVGAWLLERLARGGATRAALTGADGPYGDLLEEVRGLNRGGPTERRSVNPVLQRLDQLGRGSRRLASDSAAFLHMLGAFSAALLGILRHPRSFRLTSTVYQLGRVGWQAVPIMVLITFLIGAIIAQQGIFHFRRFGAESYVVDMVGILVLREIGVLIVAIMVAGRSGSAYTAEIGAMKMREEIDALSTMGLDPVAVLILPRILALVVALPILTFLGSLAALYGGGLIAWLYGGMSPAIFIARLHDAVSVTHFEVGIIKAPFMALVIGLVAAVEGLSVKGSAESLGQQTTASVVKSIFLVIVLDGLFAVFFASIGM, from the coding sequence TTGCCCAACGCCCCGGCCCTGACAGCGAATGCGGACGATCCGCGCGTGCTTACCGCATGTGGGGCCTGGAACGTTGCCAATGTCGAGCGGCTGGAGCGGCTGTGCGAGGGGGCAGCGCGCGCCGACATTGGGGCGATTGATCTGCGTCGCGTCACTGCGCTCGACACGGTCGGGGCTTGGCTGCTCGAAAGGCTGGCCCGCGGCGGTGCGACCAGGGCAGCGCTCACCGGTGCCGATGGTCCATATGGCGACCTGCTGGAAGAGGTGCGAGGACTGAACCGTGGCGGCCCAACCGAACGCAGATCAGTCAACCCCGTGCTGCAGAGACTCGATCAGCTCGGCCGCGGCAGCAGGCGGTTGGCGTCTGATTCGGCGGCATTCCTGCATATGCTTGGCGCCTTCAGCGCAGCGCTGCTCGGCATTCTCAGGCACCCGCGATCGTTCCGACTGACGTCGACCGTCTATCAGCTCGGCCGGGTGGGCTGGCAAGCGGTGCCGATCATGGTGCTGATTACGTTCCTGATCGGCGCCATCATTGCTCAGCAAGGCATCTTCCATTTCCGCCGCTTCGGCGCGGAATCCTATGTCGTCGACATGGTGGGCATCCTCGTGCTGCGCGAGATTGGCGTGCTGATCGTGGCCATCATGGTGGCCGGACGCTCGGGCAGTGCCTATACCGCCGAGATCGGTGCGATGAAGATGCGTGAGGAGATCGACGCGCTCAGCACCATGGGGCTCGATCCTGTCGCAGTCCTGATCCTGCCGCGGATCCTGGCACTGGTGGTGGCGCTGCCGATTCTCACCTTTCTCGGCTCGCTCGCGGCGCTCTACGGCGGTGGGCTCATCGCCTGGCTTTATGGCGGCATGAGCCCGGCGATCTTCATCGCACGCCTTCACGACGCGGTTTCAGTCACTCATTTCGAGGTCGGCATCATCAAAGCGCCATTCATGGCACTCGTGATCGGGCTTGTCGCGGCGGTAGAAGGATTGAGCGTCAAGGGCAGCGCGGAGTCGTTGGGGCAGCAGACGACGGCGTCGGTCGTGAAATCGATCTTCCTTGTGATCGTGCTCGACGGGTTGTTCGCAGTTTTCTTCGCTTCGATCGGGATGTAG